The Nerophis ophidion isolate RoL-2023_Sa linkage group LG21, RoL_Noph_v1.0, whole genome shotgun sequence region ttttatatatatttattattttttattagggctgccacatttatcatgctaacattagcatgttaacactttatttgctatttttttaatctttaaatcTAAAAATAATTCATTTTAATGCTTGCCGCCATTTTGAAAGTATGCCAGCTTGTAGCATATCAGCACGATAATGTTAGGATGCTAAAATTTtacgctagctttttagctagttttgtatgtttacacctaaaacaGTGCATTTTactaaaaacagtgcatttgatTACTTAGTGCCACCTTACAAGCACACTAATTTAACCTATgctctcatgctaatgttagaatgctaatgttttatgcttgctttttgcaattttttatgtgaaaacctaaaaatcattcattttgatacttggcaccatttaGGGACATAACAGGCTTATCAAAAtttcccatttatttattatttttattagggctgccatatttattatgctaacattagcatgttcatgctatatttgcaattttttttatctttaaacctaaaaataatgAATTTTAATGCTTGCCGCCATTTTGAAAGTATGCCAGCTTGTAGCATATTAGCACGATAATGTTAGGATGCTAAAATTTTACACTagctttttagctagttttgtatGTTCACACCTAAAACAGTGCATTTTATTACTTAGTGCCACCTTACAAGAATACTAATTCAAACTATGCcctcatgctaatgttagaatgctaacgttttttttgcttgttttttgcaATTCTTTATGTGAAAACCTAAAAAATCATTAATTTGGATACTTGGCGCTATCTAGGGATGTTACCGGCCTATCAACATTTcccattcatttattatttttattagggctgccacatttatcatgctaatgttagaatgctaacgctTTGTCCGCAAATTTTTttcgtttaaacctaaaaataatgaattttattgcttggcgccatcttgaaagtatgccaGCTTCTTGCATATTAGcttgataatgttagcatgctaaaattttacgctagatttttagctgattttgtatgtttacaccttaaaacagtgcattttaatacttggtgcCACCTTACAAGTACACTAATTCAACCCATGCTCTCAcgctaatgttagaatgctaacgttttatatttgttttgtttgctaTTTTTTATGTGAAAACCTAAAAATCATTAATTTGGGTACTTGGCGCTATTTAGGGACGTAACAGGCCTATTAAAATTTTTGCAGGActttttttatatctattttttattttttattagggctgccacatttattatgctaacattagcatgttaacacttTATTTGCTAATTttttatgtttaaacctaaaataaTGAATTTTATTGCTTGGCGCCATTTTGAAAGTATGCCAGCTTCCTGCATATTAGcttgataatgttagcatgctaaaaatttacgctagctttttagctaattttgtagtgttacacctaaaaatagtgcattttaatactaATATGGTTAGaatggccttggaacgcctcgggattcaatgggaggagctggacgaagtggctggggagagggaaatctgggcctccctgcttgggctgctgcccccgcgacccgacctcggataagcggaagaagatggctggatggatgataTTTGTATTGATGTTGATACTAATGATAGTATAATGATATAGATATTAATACTACTATTGATGTAATGATAATGCTGTTGATACTCTGATTTCTAAAATGATATCAGTGTTGGTATTTCGTGAGACATATTTATGCTGTGTTGTTTTTTCCGTCAGTCCGTTGTTCTTGGCCCGAGACCGGCCCGAGTCATGGGCGGCAGCCTGGGTTGCCACCGCTCCATCCCCAGAGCCCCCGGCGACGTCAGCGGCAAAAGGCGCAAGCTGAGCGCGGCGTGCAACTTCGGAAGCGTCCTGGTGAGGCAGGAGCGTCTCAACATCAACGCTGCCAGCGAGGAGGAGCTCATGACCCTTCCCGGCGTGGACCGCAGCGTGGCCCGCAGCATCGTGCAGTACCGGGACTGCATCGGCGGCTTTAAAAAGGTGGAGGACCTGGCCCTGGTGAGCGGAGTCGGCGCCGCCAAGCTGGAGGCCGTCAAAGTCGAAATCTGCGTTTGGGACAGAGGGAGCTGGTCTCGCCACTCGCCGGCTTCCCCGCGGAAAGACCGGGGTCAGCAGCCGGGCGGCGGGCCGGACGTGAGCGTTCCTGGTATCACAGAGGAAGTACCAGGCGGTATAGTCCGGGATCGCACCTTCAGGAGCACGGAGGACCTGCTGAGGGCGGAGCACACCAGCCACCCTCCCCAGGTGGGTGACACCCACGGAAGACCCCCACACACGACCCGGTTGCACCCTGGCCCCGCCTCCCTCAGTCTGAAGAGCGACGCTGTGGACCTCCCGCCCGGCGGACCCGCCCAGGTGATCTCCGTGCGAGCGAGCGCGCAGACGGCGGCCGTGCTGCGGCACAGGAAGTGCGTGGTGCGCGTGGCCACCTGGAGCCTGCAGAAGTGTTCCTGCGACAAGGCCAACAACCCCGGGGTCAGGGAGGTGGTGTGCATGACCCTCCTGGAGAACGAGTGAGTACACACACCATCAGACCCGTGCCAGATGCTctaatatccattttctactgcttgtcccgatACCAGATGCTCTAATATCCATTCTCAAATCACAGTATCACTACTTTTGATATTTTAGTTCCGGCTTACCCAAAATCTGGCTAGGAAGGACCATATTGGTAGTTttgtccatgcatccattttctaccgctggtccctctcgagttcgcgggggtgctggagcctatcccagctgcacttgggcggagggcagggtacaccctggacaagttggagTACTTTATACTTTATGTGGTCATGTGTAgaagtactttatactgtatgtggtcatgtgttggattactttatactgtatgtgcctttgtgttggagtactttatattgtatgtggtcatgtgttggagtactttatactgtatgtggtcatgtgttggagtactttatactgtatgtgcctttgtgttggagtactttatactgtatgtggtcatgtgttgtagtactttatactgtatgtggtcatgtgttggagtactttatactgtatgtggtcatgtgttggagtactttatactgtatgtggtcatgtgttggaaTACTTTATGTTGTAAGTGCCTTTGTGTTgtagtactttatactgtatgtggtcatgtgttggagtactttatgttgtatgtgcctttgtgttgtagtactttatactgtatgtggtcatttgttggagtactttatattgtatgtggtcatgtgttggagtactttatactgtatgtggtcatttgttggagtactttatgttgtatgtggtcatgtgttggagtactttatactgtTTGTGGTCATTTGTTGGAGTACTTTAtattgtatgtggtcatgtgttgtagtactttatactgtatgtggtcatgtgttggagtactttatactgtatgtgcctttgtgttggagtactttatactgtatgtggtcatgtgttggagtactttatactgtatgtgcctttgtgttggagtactttatactgtatgtggtcatgtgttggattactttatactgtatgtggtcatgtgttggagtactttatactgtTTGTGGTCATTTGTTGGAGTACTTTATATtctatgtggtcatgtgttgtagtactttatactgtatgtgcctttgtgttggagtactttatactgtatgtgctcatgtgttggagtactttatgttgtatgtgcctttgtgttggagtactttatactgtatgtgctcatgtgttggagtactttatactgtatgtgcctttgtgttggagtactttatactgtatgtggtcatgtgttggagtactttatactgtatgtgcctttgtgttggagtactttatactgtatgtggtcatgtgttgatgtactttatactgtatgtggtcatgtgttggagtactttatactgtatgtggtcatgtgttggagtactttatattgtatgtggtcatgtgttggagtactttatattgtatgtggtcatgtgttggagtactttatactgtatgtggtcatatgttggagtactttatattgtatgtggtcatgtgtttgagtactttatactgtatgtggtcatgtgttggagtacttgatactgtatgtggtcatgtgttggagtactttatactgtatgtggtcatgtgttggagtactttatattgtatgtggtcatgtgttggagtactttatactgtatgtggtcatgtgttggagtactttatactgtatgtggtcatgtgttggagtactttatactgtatgtggtcatgtgttggagtactttatacagtatgtggtcatgtgttggagtactttatgttgtatgtgcctttgtgttgatgtactttatactgtatgtggtcatgtgttggagtactttatactgtatgtggtcatgtgttggagtactttatactgtatgtggtcatgtgttggagtactttatactgtatgtggtcatgtgttggagtactttatactgtatgtggtcatgtgttggagtactttatactgtatgtggtcatgtgttggagtactttatactgtatgtggtcatgtgttggagtactttatgttgtatgtgcctttgtgttgtagtactttatactgtatgtggtcatgtgttggagtactttatgttgtatgtgcCTTTGTGTTGTAGTACcttatactgtatgtggtcatgtgttggagtactttatactgtTTGTGGTCATTTGTTGGAGTACTTTAtattgtatgtggtcatgtgttgtagtactttatactgtatgtggtcatgtgttggagtactttatactgtatgtgcctttgtgttggagtactttatactgtatgtggtcatgtgttggagtactttatactgtatgtgcctttgtgttggagtactttatactgtatgtggtcatgtgttggattactttatactgtatgtggtcatgtgttggagtactttatactgtTTGTGGTCATTTGTTGGAGTACTTTAtattgtatgtggtcatgtgttgtagtactttatactgtatgtggtcatgtgttggagtactttatactgtatgtgcctttgtgttggagtactttatactgtatgtgctcatgtgttggagtactttatactgtatgtgcctttgtgttggagtactttatactgtatgtggtcatgtgttgatgtactttatactgtatgtggtcatgtgttggagtactttatactgtatgtggtcatgtgttggagtactttatattgtatgtggtcatgtgttggagtactttttattgtatgtggtcatgtgttggagtactttatactgtatgtggtcatatgttggagtactttatattgtatgtggtcatgtgtttgagtactttatactgtatgtggtcatgtgttggagtacttgatactgtatgtggtcatgtgttggagtactttatactgtatgtggtcatgtgttggagtactttatattgtatgtggtcatgtgttggagtactttatcttgtatgtggtcatgtgttggagtactttatattgtatgtggtcatgtgttggagtactttatactgtatgtggtcatatgttggagtactttatattgtatgtggtcatgtgttggagtactttatattgtatgtggtcatgtgttggagtactttatactgtatgtggtcatgtgttggagtactttgtactgtatgtggtcatgtgttggagtactttataccGTATGTGCTTTGTGTTgtagtactttatactgtatgtggtcatgtgttttagtactttatgttgtatgtggtcatgtattggagtactttatgttgtatgtggtcatgtgttgagtaatttatgttgtatgtggtcatgtgttgtagtactttatgttgtatgtggtcatgtgttgtagtactttatgttgtatgtggTCATGTATTGGAGTACTTTATGTTGTATGCGGTCATGTGTTGAGTAATTTAtgttgtatgtggtcatgtgttgtagtactttatgttgtatgtggtcatgtgttgtagtactttatactgtatgtggtaatgtgttggagtactttatactgtatgtggtcatgtgttggagtactttatactgtatgggatcatgtgttgtagtactttatgttgtatgtgctttgtgttgtagtactttatactgtatgtggtcatgtgttgtagtactttatgttgtatgtggtcatgtattggagtactttatgttgtatgtggtcatgtgttgagtaatttatgttgtatgtggtcatgtgttgtagtactttatggtgtatgtggtcatgtgttgtagtactttatgttgtatgtggtcatgtgttgagtaatttatgttgtatgtggtcatgtgttgagtaatttatgttgtatgtggtcatgtgttgtagtactttatggtgtatgtggtcatgtgttgtagtactttatgttgtatgtggtcatgtgttgtagtactttatggtgtatgtggtcatgtgttgtagtactttatgttgtatgtggtcatgtgttggagtactttatactATATGCGCCTTTGTGTTGtagtactttatgttgtatatggtcatgtgttgtagtactttatgttgtatgtggtcatgtgttgtagtactttatgttgtatgtggtcatgtgttgtagtactttatactgtatgtggtcatgtgttgtagtactttatgttgtatgtggtcatgtgttgtagtactttatactgtatgtggtcatgtgttgtagtactttatgttgtatgtggtcatgtgttgtagtactttatactgtatgtggtcatgtgttgtagtactttatgttgtatgtggtcatgtgttgtagtactttatactgtatgtggtcatgtgttgtagtactttatactgtatgtggtcatgtgttgtagtactttatgttgtatgtggtcatgtgttgtagtactttatactgtatgtggtcatgtgttgtagtactttatgttgtatgtggtcatgtgttgtagtactttatactgtatgtggtcatgtgttgtagtactttatactgtatgtggtcatgtgttgtagtactttatgttgtatgtggtcatgtgttgtagtactttatactgtatgtggtcatgtgttgtagtactttatactgtatgtggtcatgtgttgcagCATCAAGTTACTGGCAGTGCAGGACCTGTTGGAAAAAGGTGTACTACAAAAGGTAAAGTAGTGCAATTTCTTCATACTTACTAAGTTAGGTAGAGCAGTACTCATACTTATCACCTACTTAAGCAAGGTAAAGTATTACTAAAATGTATCACTTGTGGAGAAAGTAGTAGTAATACTGTACATATCACTTGAAAATAAAGTAGTACTAAGTAATGTAAAGTAGTACTCATACATATCACATATCATGAAAAAATACTAATCAAGGTAAAGTACTTATTACTTAATAAGTAAGGTAAAGTAATACCAACACTTCTGGAAAAGTAGTACTAAGCAAAGTAAATAGTACTAATACTTATCAGACAGCACAGCAGGGGTCCTTAACTACTTTGTCCAAAGAACATCATCTTCTCAGTGGAGACTACAAGGCCTGGAATACAAAACATCATATGAAGCATTATTGTCATACGACTatgaatattattttttatttattataaggATAATGTTACACTGACTGGGATTGGAACCTTACACTCAGAGAGCTAGCGTCGTTATT contains the following coding sequences:
- the LOC133540108 gene encoding endonuclease/exonuclease/phosphatase family domain-containing protein 1-like produces the protein MGGSLGCHRSIPRAPGDVSGKRRKLSAACNFGSVLVRQERLNINAASEEELMTLPGVDRSVARSIVQYRDCIGGFKKVEDLALVSGVGAAKLEAVKVEICVWDRGSWSRHSPASPRKDRGQQPGGGPDVSVPGITEEVPGGIVRDRTFRSTEDLLRAEHTSHPPQVGDTHGRPPHTTRLHPGPASLSLKSDAVDLPPGGPAQVISVRASAQTAAVLRHRKCVVRVATWSLQKCSCDKANNPGVREVVCMTLLENDIKLLAVQDLLEKGVLQKFCAELNQGTLASVGKWKRPRGVWKCLESEEVCCKEVSYSGFLWDSTSVQLLDAALLESAKNCDGASTSFLAHFSISSHKVAVVNVHMRPTLGQEQSAEVKGRPLSAIIQETLKGEKEVVVLGDFGRPPQSAELDFLRKEKMSALLAAKHFTNISTSCPQGTHCLDNIWLSRSLKKIYSGHCTVVREGLTNPWIPDNWSWGGVASDHCPVVADFSAAASRKHGGGPGISALEPADQPKHER